TGTAATTATACCGGGTCCCATTAATGCTAAAAATAACAGCATATTTTTAAAAAATGTTTTTTTATTTCCACTCATTAAATTACACCTCCCAGTTAAGCTTTTAATCTTCTGTTTTTCAAAAGCTCATATATAATATCAGTGATTATTACTGTCCCTCTTAAAACCATATTATTATCCACTACCGGAACTGCCATTAAATTATATTTTGTTTCAATTTTAATTAAGGATTCAATTGAATCCATGTCTTTTACATATATGGGTTTATTATCCATTATTTCTGATAGTTTTGTGTCAGGCTCGGAAATAACAAGGTCTCTAAGAGAAACCACACCTGTAAGTTTATCTTTTGAATCAACAACATACAAATAATATATTACATCAGATTCGGGTTTTAACTCCCTAAGTCTATTAATAGTCTGTTCAACTGTATCACTTTCTTTAAAGTCAATAAAGTCTGTGGTCATAAGACTACCAACCGTATTATCCGGATATTCCATAAGCTCCCTGACCTCTGATGATACATTTCTTTCCATTTTATTAAGCAATTCTTCTACCATGTCTTTATTAAGGTCATCAAGAACATCTGCCACTTCATCAGCCGGCATTTCCTCTAATATGTCAGCTACTTTTTGTTTCGAAAGTGTCTTCAATATATTAATTTGAGATTCTTTTTCAAGTTCTTCAAGGACATCTGCGGCTCTTGCATCATCGAGGCTGGAGAAGATTGCTATTCCAGTCTTTGAATCAATATTTTCAATTATATCGGCAAGGTCTGAGGGTCGAAGGGTAGATAATTTTTCATATGTTGTAGAAAGCATAATATTCTCATTAGACTGTATTAATGCGGCGATATCTCTCCACAATATTAGTTTGCTGCTTATATTTATATTAAATATTTTAAGGAATTTTTTTAGCGGTTTCGCAATAGCAAGCCTTCTTAATATACCTTCAATTCCGATATCAACAGCTATTACAAGCAACTCATTATCAGTTTGTGTAAGCCTTATGTCATTAACCCTAACTACCTTTCTGCCATTTATATCAATTATTTGCTTATCAAGTATATTTTTAACAAGAAAATATATGTTTTTATCTGGTTCAACATATTCTATTTTTTTAACATTCAACTGATATTGACCACTTATCTTTCTAACATTAAAACTCTTCCAGCTAAGATATTTGATTCCTTTGTTCGTTTTTATTTTTGCAATAACAATATTTGGTATATTAGAATTGATATCTATTCCTATATCCAGCAATCTACCAATTGATTTATTATCACAAAATACCTTGTTATTTAGTATTCTGCTTAAATAAAAATTTGTTCTAACTTTAATACTCATTAATTTTTCCTCCTTTTAAGGGAGAGGCCGGTAAAATGACAGACTCCTCCCCCATATTTTTTTGTTTTAAATGAGAATTTATTCGTTTATAATAAGGACCAGAATCCATCATTACCACCTGCCTTTATTTAAATTTTTAAGCCTTCTACATAAAGTAAAAGGCTCAAAACTCAACACATTCGTTGGGATTTAGCACTATACGGCATAGGACATACCAGCTGCATTAGATTAAACCTTAGAACGGTAAAATCTGTTAACCCATTGGCATCTCTCGATGTTTCCGGGCATCAGCATATATCCGTATAGGAGCCTCACTTAACGATTTTATATTCTTTTTTGCATTAAAATTATAACATAGCTTTTTTCCCTTTACAATAAAATTTCACAATTTTTCATATAATAAATCTATTTTATTAATATCGCTTTATGACCGTTATATCTCATAGTTCTTACTTTCTATTCATCTCTGAATTTATCAATACTAACAAATTTAGTAAACTGCCCCATCCATAAGAGTTCTACTGTACCTGTAGGTCCATTCCTATGTTTTGCTATAATTAATTCTGCAATATTTTTCTTTTCTGAATCTTTATTATAATAATCATCTCTATATAAAAACATAACAATATCTGCATCCTGTTCTATTGCTC
This is a stretch of genomic DNA from Aceticella autotrophica. It encodes these proteins:
- a CDS encoding magnesium transporter, translated to MSIKVRTNFYLSRILNNKVFCDNKSIGRLLDIGIDINSNIPNIVIAKIKTNKGIKYLSWKSFNVRKISGQYQLNVKKIEYVEPDKNIYFLVKNILDKQIIDINGRKVVRVNDIRLTQTDNELLVIAVDIGIEGILRRLAIAKPLKKFLKIFNINISSKLILWRDIAALIQSNENIMLSTTYEKLSTLRPSDLADIIENIDSKTGIAIFSSLDDARAADVLEELEKESQINILKTLSKQKVADILEEMPADEVADVLDDLNKDMVEELLNKMERNVSSEVRELMEYPDNTVGSLMTTDFIDFKESDTVEQTINRLRELKPESDVIYYLYVVDSKDKLTGVVSLRDLVISEPDTKLSEIMDNKPIYVKDMDSIESLIKIETKYNLMAVPVVDNNMVLRGTVIITDIIYELLKNRRLKA